A single Chryseobacterium sp. DNA region contains:
- a CDS encoding 4'-phosphopantetheinyl transferase family protein: MPLYRDFSDDNATILVWKYDESEELEINELLEPENAEKVKDYHPKKLLEVLMVRKLLKGLKPNSKILYNEREPFLSPKDAEISITHSFPFAAIAISKNKIGIDVEKFNPKILRVIDKFTYEHERGFIPEDKADTFYTIIWSVKESMYKIHHSKYWSLKKNYEVKPFELKHLHKISCRVYDDRFSDEFKARVEFFDDYCFTIVEE, from the coding sequence ATGCCCCTTTACCGAGATTTTTCAGATGACAATGCCACCATCCTGGTCTGGAAGTATGACGAGAGCGAAGAACTTGAGATCAACGAGCTTCTGGAGCCGGAAAATGCCGAGAAAGTAAAAGATTATCATCCTAAAAAACTGCTGGAGGTACTGATGGTCCGTAAACTGTTGAAAGGATTAAAACCCAATTCCAAAATATTATACAATGAGAGAGAACCTTTTCTTTCTCCTAAGGATGCTGAAATTTCGATCACGCATTCCTTTCCTTTTGCAGCGATTGCCATTTCTAAAAATAAAATAGGGATTGATGTTGAAAAATTCAATCCTAAGATCTTAAGGGTGATTGATAAATTCACGTATGAGCATGAGCGGGGCTTTATTCCGGAGGATAAAGCGGATACTTTTTATACGATCATCTGGAGTGTAAAAGAAAGTATGTACAAGATCCATCATTCAAAGTACTGGTCTTTAAAGAAAAACTATGAAGTGAAGCCTTTTGAGCTGAAGCATCTTCATAAAATAAGCTGCCGGGTATATGACGACCGGTTTTCAGATGAGTTTAAAGCCAGAGTAGAGTTCTTTGATGACTACTGTTTTACGATTGTGGAGGAGTAG
- a CDS encoding FUSC family membrane protein: protein MNYSAELKKFVTSQYVYSAIRITLATVLPCLVLAHFGILKEYFLFPLGTSFVALTDQPGPFIRRRNALAFAICCFVFVALIASMVMNFRILVLSEIILFGMFFSLIGVYGQRLAAVGSLSLVVLAIFIDGHLTGSNILKSLLIFASGCIWFLLIFLVVTTIRPYKLAGQMIGENYLQLAEFLKIKANYYQKNPDFDKLTTQVIAKQIEIKNLQEDTRETVFKTRTIVNESTTTSRLLMLMFLNSMDLHEKLMTSESDYQKLQQSFEDSMILVNIHDYLNLLAEEITNIGIALQSGTRARPMSNLELELKNLNYNYFELRNKQLSPDNLENFMILRQILMRINEITKEINEIYKVFSQNVKLAKSLSTGLDLKKFMPNEPKLNAKVLRNNISLSSSHFRHAIRITTALLVGYIFSMFDFLGLGHTYWILITITAILKPAYSITKQRNLLRLYGTVTGATIAYIILHFVHINGVLFAILLISMIMCFSFLKGRYFWAVLFMTIYVFLSFNFLNPGKVDIIFKDRVVDTAIAGIIAFAVSYIVLPVWEHTQNLDLMKKSAADNLIYFQSVISKFLQGDFDLEDYKVKRKNAIISLANLSDNFQRMISDPKNQQKKLEVVHQFVATSHLITAYTASLSQYSKSNEQYPEIDAESWSRKIEAEMQQTSTLLNGEDINETLKMESRLEPEDSSIEDMLLKRKTEIEENEIVDRRDPDKISHLTELKNIHDILELIYDVAKEQRKVIEKYRSEKHATPPQS, encoded by the coding sequence ATGAACTATTCGGCGGAACTCAAAAAATTTGTAACCAGTCAATATGTATATTCTGCAATCAGGATTACATTAGCTACTGTTCTGCCTTGTTTGGTCCTTGCCCACTTTGGAATTTTAAAAGAATACTTCCTCTTTCCTTTAGGGACCAGCTTTGTGGCCCTTACCGATCAGCCGGGCCCTTTTATCCGGAGAAGAAATGCCCTTGCTTTTGCGATCTGCTGTTTTGTTTTCGTAGCACTTATTGCAAGTATGGTCATGAATTTCAGAATACTGGTCCTCTCAGAAATCATCCTGTTTGGGATGTTCTTTTCCCTTATTGGAGTATACGGGCAAAGGCTGGCCGCTGTAGGCTCACTTTCCCTGGTGGTTCTTGCCATCTTTATCGACGGGCACCTTACAGGAAGTAATATTCTAAAAAGCCTGCTGATCTTTGCCAGTGGCTGTATCTGGTTTTTGCTGATCTTCCTTGTTGTAACCACCATCCGCCCTTATAAGCTGGCAGGTCAGATGATCGGAGAAAATTATCTCCAGCTGGCAGAGTTTTTAAAGATCAAGGCTAATTATTATCAGAAGAATCCGGACTTTGACAAACTTACCACACAGGTTATTGCCAAACAGATTGAAATAAAAAACCTTCAGGAAGATACCCGGGAAACGGTTTTTAAAACAAGAACCATCGTCAATGAATCTACCACTACCAGCCGTTTATTGATGCTGATGTTTTTGAATTCTATGGACCTTCATGAGAAACTGATGACCTCTGAAAGCGATTATCAAAAATTGCAGCAGAGTTTTGAAGACAGCATGATCCTGGTCAATATTCATGATTATCTTAACCTTTTGGCTGAAGAAATCACCAATATCGGGATTGCCCTTCAAAGCGGAACAAGAGCAAGGCCGATGTCTAATCTTGAACTTGAATTAAAAAATCTTAATTATAATTATTTCGAACTCAGAAATAAGCAGCTCTCTCCGGACAACCTGGAAAATTTCATGATCCTGCGCCAGATCCTGATGCGTATTAATGAGATTACCAAAGAAATCAATGAGATTTATAAAGTCTTTTCCCAAAACGTAAAACTGGCAAAGAGTTTATCCACCGGATTAGACCTGAAAAAATTTATGCCGAATGAGCCTAAACTTAATGCCAAGGTTCTCAGGAATAATATTTCATTATCATCCTCCCATTTCCGCCATGCCATAAGAATTACCACAGCCTTGCTGGTAGGATATATTTTCTCCATGTTTGATTTTCTGGGGCTGGGACACACCTACTGGATATTAATTACCATTACGGCAATCTTAAAGCCGGCCTACTCCATTACCAAACAACGGAACCTTCTTCGTCTCTACGGAACAGTCACCGGAGCAACTATCGCTTATATTATTTTACATTTTGTGCATATCAACGGAGTCTTATTTGCGATACTGCTCATCAGTATGATCATGTGCTTCAGCTTTTTGAAAGGAAGGTATTTTTGGGCCGTTTTATTTATGACCATCTATGTTTTCCTCAGCTTTAATTTCCTGAACCCGGGAAAGGTAGATATTATATTTAAAGACAGGGTTGTGGATACTGCTATTGCAGGGATCATAGCTTTTGCGGTCTCTTATATCGTACTGCCCGTTTGGGAACATACCCAGAATCTGGACCTGATGAAGAAATCTGCTGCCGATAACCTCATCTACTTCCAGAGTGTGATCTCCAAATTCCTGCAGGGAGATTTTGATCTTGAAGATTATAAAGTAAAGCGGAAAAATGCCATTATTTCTCTGGCCAACCTATCCGACAATTTCCAGAGAATGATCTCTGACCCTAAAAACCAGCAGAAAAAACTGGAGGTGGTTCATCAGTTTGTAGCAACATCGCATCTTATCACAGCCTATACCGCTTCCCTTTCTCAATATTCCAAAAGCAATGAACAGTATCCCGAAATAGATGCTGAAAGCTGGAGCAGAAAAATCGAAGCCGAAATGCAGCAAACCTCAACATTGTTAAACGGAGAAGATATCAATGAAACGCTTAAAATGGAAAGCCGCCTGGAACCGGAAGACTCATCCATTGAAGATATGCTTCTGAAAAGAAAAACCGAGATTGAGGAAAATGAAATTGTCGACCGGAGAGATCCTGATAAGATTTCACATTTAACGGAGCTCAAGAATATCCATGACATCCTGGAACTGATCTATGATGTTGCCAAAGAACAGAGAAAGGTCATCGAAAAATACAGAAGTGAAAAACATGCTACTCCTCCACAATCGTAA
- the porV gene encoding type IX secretion system outer membrane channel protein PorV produces MNLTTKLLVGFGLSAGFLGYSQDLSKINPVLTGAPFLRIAPDARSGGMGDQGVVTSPDAFSQFWNAAKYPFSSTSSSIGLNYTPYMGKLTNDVFLLYGAFHKFLGQDERSTISASIYYFNMGQVDLTQLVGTEIASMGTSKPNEFSIDVAYALKLSDSYSMAVTGRFIRSDLAGGFNTDTTLKAANSFAVDVSGYYSSPRFTGLGGNDGKVNAGFAIQNLGPKLDYTGNEESRSYLPTMARLGVGYDMYLDDMNRIGISVEGSKLLVPGSEYAGINPNTREPIYEVPNVGVMAGIGKSFKNKNSIMYSGALEYSYDNAFSVRGGYFHESEEQGARQFATAGIGLKYRSFGLDLSYLINMSKINSALDNTLRFGLTWNIGDETSNNER; encoded by the coding sequence ATGAATTTAACTACTAAACTGCTTGTAGGATTTGGGTTAAGTGCTGGTTTTCTAGGCTATTCGCAAGATTTAAGTAAAATCAACCCTGTACTGACCGGAGCTCCTTTCCTAAGAATTGCGCCAGATGCAAGATCAGGAGGTATGGGAGACCAAGGGGTAGTAACCTCTCCGGATGCATTTTCACAATTCTGGAATGCGGCAAAATATCCTTTTAGCAGCACAAGTTCTTCCATAGGTCTCAACTACACGCCTTATATGGGAAAACTTACCAACGATGTATTTCTACTCTATGGAGCATTCCATAAGTTTTTGGGGCAGGATGAAAGATCTACTATTTCCGCAAGTATCTATTATTTCAATATGGGGCAGGTAGACCTGACTCAATTGGTAGGTACGGAAATTGCTTCAATGGGTACATCAAAACCTAATGAATTCTCTATTGACGTTGCTTATGCTTTGAAATTATCTGATTCTTACTCAATGGCTGTAACAGGTAGATTTATCCGTTCAGACTTAGCCGGTGGATTCAACACAGATACAACCCTTAAGGCAGCTAACTCTTTTGCTGTAGATGTTTCAGGATACTACAGCTCCCCAAGATTTACTGGCCTGGGAGGAAATGACGGTAAAGTAAATGCTGGTTTTGCCATCCAAAATCTGGGGCCGAAACTGGATTATACAGGAAACGAAGAATCAAGATCTTATCTTCCTACGATGGCAAGATTAGGGGTGGGCTATGATATGTACCTGGATGATATGAACAGAATCGGAATCAGTGTAGAAGGTTCAAAACTGTTGGTTCCCGGTTCTGAATATGCAGGGATCAATCCGAATACAAGAGAGCCCATATATGAAGTTCCCAATGTAGGGGTAATGGCAGGTATCGGAAAGTCATTCAAAAACAAAAACAGTATCATGTACAGCGGTGCGTTGGAATATTCCTATGACAATGCATTTTCAGTAAGAGGAGGTTACTTCCATGAAAGTGAAGAGCAGGGAGCAAGACAGTTTGCGACAGCAGGTATCGGTTTAAAATACCGTTCTTTCGGGCTGGATCTTTCTTATCTGATCAACATGTCTAAAATTAACAGTGCTTTGGATAACACCCTGCGTTTCGGTCTTACCTGGAACATCGGTGATGAAACATCGAATAACGAACGTTAA
- the porU gene encoding type IX secretion system sortase PorU, producing the protein MKQKIAILFLFSSVSMLWAQRNTIEWDGSKIQDFGDTKLNLPNFKNEGFSYSQNNVFIVTKQKIGEKQLKVSDLTWENVSNKDLYELDKGSLPNYEVADVSYYTLEGESYASISVSLFRNVKGRVQRLSSYTISEAASLNTTAGTGTGRLGTTNNPLSSGSFYKIKVDKSGIFKITAQFLRDNGINPSSVNPKNFRIYGNGGLMLPEFNQDPRFNTLQENAIQVVGEDDGTWNDNDYALFYAQGPNGYNLYNKDNGNGIKRTDTRYDRSNNVKNIYEDFSYYYINFDKGPGKRVQTIDGNLPPQLITRYDEYQVINNDQKNLMKVGRVWVEDTPFTTEKSITFTTKSAIQPADVIRFGTRAAGYRAQKNTLEFKINDQNPMPTTVPTDTSTYQYNYYFLPTYSGTISNLSGTQITFKYNPDISLNPNGTFYIDYAEVQYKENLAFNGSQMNFRDFSLVSGSNTNYGFSISNAGNIEQVWDVTDITNANRKVNKAGAGSFNFAYTAADQNFNNEFVAFRADAAYSPQFVERIGNQNLSAIQNADYLIITVPEMMGQAQRIASYHQTKNNYKVEVVDVNKIYQEFGSGSKDLTAIRDFVTKLNTPQGRLKYVFILGDASYDFKNKVSNNSNIISGYQSEQSSDFVSSFITDDYIVMTSPQTATYIENNLPDLPVGRIPAANASEAGDMINKTLAYYNSLPGQSSPFGEWRMRLDFVVDDDSDDGPPFHNVMNNTLVNVFEQPAQQELKEYNVKKLYLDSFPAQSTAAGQRYPQVNQAISNAIGNSMYLFYFGHGGINGWAQERVLTSTEIQNSNNFSNVYSRFPFVSTITCEFTLWDEPSTNSAGEQFIKLKQGGAAAMITSSRAIGVIYGRQFTDLYTKNIFKLTNDDFETLGNAHLTAKKQRGADLNHLKVNLLGDPAMKLSRPQRLLTIDNIETPVPGLIRGLDFVKIKGHINNPNGTLNNTFNGRVSINIFDKRINKKTLNNDGHLSPVLEYTEEGSPIVKASGTAVNGVFTAEFYVPKDINYTVGQGRILGYADNKIMDVFNNQAVQVGDINPNGINDNQPPKVKLYMNNTNFADGGITNQNPTLLACLTDDTGINSTGSGVGHDITVYLDGQIINTVILNDFYAAGEGNGCLSPSLAEYQKGNVTYPFRNLAIGQHQLTFKVWDINNNSTTATLNFEVKDESDQHLVINRPLNWPNPFTNKTYVQFEHNCDDILDVNVQIYTITGRLVRTLSQAVVAEPFLQGFRTPRQAIEWDGRDDFGATVAKGTYIFKIFAKSQNQEKCKGSATAVEKMVLLK; encoded by the coding sequence ATGAAACAAAAAATCGCGATTTTATTTCTATTCTCTTCTGTATCAATGCTTTGGGCCCAAAGAAACACCATAGAATGGGATGGTTCAAAAATCCAGGACTTTGGCGACACAAAATTAAATCTTCCCAATTTTAAAAATGAAGGTTTTTCATATAGCCAAAATAACGTTTTTATAGTAACTAAACAAAAAATAGGAGAAAAGCAGTTAAAAGTTTCTGACCTTACGTGGGAAAATGTTTCCAACAAAGATTTATATGAATTGGATAAGGGCAGTCTTCCTAATTATGAAGTTGCAGATGTTTCATATTATACATTAGAAGGGGAAAGCTATGCGAGCATTAGTGTGTCATTATTCAGAAATGTAAAAGGGCGCGTTCAAAGATTATCTTCCTATACTATTTCTGAAGCTGCATCATTAAATACGACCGCCGGTACAGGTACAGGCAGATTGGGAACTACAAATAATCCCCTGTCAAGCGGTAGCTTCTATAAAATAAAAGTAGACAAATCCGGTATATTTAAAATTACAGCCCAGTTTTTAAGAGATAACGGGATCAATCCTTCTTCTGTAAATCCTAAGAATTTCAGAATATACGGAAACGGAGGTCTTATGCTTCCTGAATTTAATCAGGACCCGAGATTTAATACCTTGCAGGAAAATGCAATCCAGGTAGTGGGTGAAGACGATGGTACATGGAATGACAATGACTATGCTCTTTTCTATGCCCAGGGTCCGAACGGATATAATCTTTATAATAAAGATAACGGTAACGGTATTAAAAGAACCGACACCCGCTATGACAGAAGTAATAATGTCAAAAATATATATGAAGACTTTTCCTATTATTATATTAATTTTGATAAAGGACCTGGAAAAAGGGTTCAAACGATAGACGGAAATTTACCTCCTCAGCTGATCACAAGATATGATGAATACCAGGTCATCAATAATGATCAGAAAAACCTGATGAAAGTAGGAAGAGTATGGGTGGAAGACACTCCTTTCACTACAGAAAAAAGCATCACGTTTACGACTAAGTCTGCCATACAGCCTGCGGATGTCATCCGGTTCGGAACGAGAGCTGCAGGATACAGGGCACAGAAAAATACATTGGAATTCAAAATTAATGACCAGAATCCAATGCCGACAACAGTTCCTACGGATACCTCGACCTACCAATACAATTATTATTTCCTGCCAACCTATTCAGGAACTATAAGTAATCTGAGCGGAACTCAAATTACGTTCAAATACAATCCGGATATTTCTTTAAATCCTAACGGGACCTTCTATATAGATTATGCTGAAGTACAATATAAAGAAAATCTGGCGTTCAATGGTTCACAAATGAATTTCAGGGATTTTTCCCTGGTAAGCGGAAGCAATACCAATTACGGCTTCAGTATTTCCAATGCAGGGAATATAGAACAGGTATGGGACGTTACCGATATTACAAATGCCAACCGAAAAGTAAATAAGGCCGGCGCCGGCAGCTTCAATTTTGCCTATACTGCTGCCGATCAGAACTTCAACAATGAATTTGTAGCTTTCAGGGCTGATGCCGCCTATTCACCACAGTTTGTAGAAAGGATAGGAAATCAGAATCTTTCGGCTATACAAAACGCCGATTATCTGATCATTACCGTCCCTGAAATGATGGGACAGGCTCAGAGAATTGCAAGCTATCATCAGACAAAGAACAATTATAAGGTAGAGGTTGTAGATGTGAATAAGATCTACCAGGAATTTGGAAGCGGAAGCAAAGATCTTACTGCCATCAGAGATTTTGTTACCAAGCTGAATACGCCACAGGGAAGACTTAAGTATGTATTCATCCTTGGTGATGCTTCATACGATTTTAAAAATAAGGTTTCAAACAATTCAAATATTATTTCGGGGTACCAAAGTGAGCAGTCTTCAGATTTTGTAAGCTCATTTATTACGGATGATTATATCGTAATGACTTCCCCGCAAACCGCAACCTATATCGAAAATAATCTGCCGGACCTGCCTGTTGGAAGAATTCCAGCTGCCAATGCTTCCGAAGCTGGAGACATGATTAACAAAACACTGGCATATTACAATTCTCTCCCGGGACAATCCAGCCCCTTTGGAGAATGGCGTATGAGGCTTGACTTTGTCGTAGATGATGATTCTGATGACGGGCCTCCTTTCCATAATGTGATGAACAATACCCTGGTGAATGTTTTTGAACAGCCGGCGCAACAGGAACTGAAAGAATATAATGTAAAAAAATTGTATTTGGATTCTTTCCCTGCTCAAAGTACTGCAGCGGGACAAAGATATCCACAGGTCAATCAGGCCATTTCCAATGCGATCGGAAACAGTATGTATCTGTTCTACTTTGGGCATGGAGGAATCAACGGCTGGGCACAGGAACGTGTTTTGACCAGTACCGAGATTCAAAACTCCAACAATTTTTCCAATGTATACAGCAGATTTCCATTTGTATCTACCATAACATGTGAATTTACCTTATGGGATGAACCGTCCACGAATTCTGCCGGTGAACAGTTCATTAAGCTAAAGCAAGGAGGTGCCGCTGCAATGATTACTTCCAGCCGTGCGATCGGGGTGATCTATGGCCGCCAGTTTACAGATCTTTATACCAAAAATATCTTTAAACTGACCAATGATGATTTTGAAACGTTAGGGAATGCTCATCTCACCGCAAAAAAACAAAGAGGTGCAGATCTTAACCATCTAAAGGTAAACCTGCTGGGAGATCCTGCCATGAAGCTCAGCAGACCCCAAAGACTTTTAACAATTGACAATATTGAAACTCCTGTTCCTGGTTTAATCAGAGGACTGGATTTTGTTAAGATCAAAGGTCATATCAACAACCCTAACGGAACACTAAACAATACATTCAACGGAAGGGTTTCCATCAATATTTTTGATAAGAGAATCAATAAGAAAACGTTAAATAATGACGGACACCTCAGCCCTGTTTTAGAATATACCGAGGAAGGAAGTCCTATTGTAAAAGCATCCGGGACAGCCGTAAATGGCGTCTTTACTGCTGAATTCTATGTCCCTAAAGATATTAACTATACCGTAGGACAGGGAAGAATCCTGGGCTATGCGGATAATAAAATAATGGACGTGTTCAATAACCAGGCCGTACAGGTAGGAGATATCAATCCTAACGGGATCAATGATAACCAGCCGCCGAAAGTAAAACTGTATATGAACAACACCAACTTTGCGGATGGCGGGATTACGAATCAAAACCCTACCCTTCTGGCTTGTCTTACGGATGACACCGGAATCAATTCTACGGGTTCAGGAGTAGGCCATGATATTACTGTATACCTGGACGGACAAATTATTAACACGGTCATCTTAAATGATTTCTACGCTGCAGGAGAAGGAAACGGATGTCTAAGTCCAAGTCTTGCCGAATATCAGAAAGGAAATGTAACCTATCCTTTCAGAAATTTGGCCATCGGACAGCATCAATTGACATTTAAAGTTTGGGATATAAACAATAATTCGACTACTGCAACGTTAAATTTTGAGGTTAAGGATGAATCTGACCAGCATTTAGTGATCAACCGCCCGTTGAACTGGCCTAATCCATTCACCAATAAGACCTATGTACAGTTTGAGCATAACTGTGACGATATCCTTGATGTGAATGTTCAGATTTACACAATCACCGGAAGATTGGTAAGAACTTTATCCCAGGCAGTAGTTGCAGAACCGTTCCTACAGGGCTTTAGAACCCCTCGCCAGGCTATAGAATGGGACGGAAGAGATGATTTTGGGGCTACAGTTGCAAAAGGTACGTATATTTTTAAGATATTTGCAAAAAGTCAAAATCAGGAAAAATGCAAAGGAAGTGCTACAGCTGTAGAAAAAATGGTACTTTTGAAATAA
- the gldJ gene encoding gliding motility lipoprotein GldJ, which produces MKKLKLFSLIALSSTLALTSCGGSGTSKGGGTKKFVSKTGWKPNEKQGWFFAGKQQKQKGWPGMVYVEGGTFTMGLVKDDVMHDWNNTPRRMQVSSFFIGETEITNYEYREYLTWLKYVFPPSDPSFKEIYNGALPDTLLWDNKLARNDYNETYLRSPEFDYYPVVGVSWTQANRYCEWLTDRANEKALMNAGIIAKDLYINESNNQGGTAFNMDKFKANDPEMQGYINEQRMQQKTGLKTTNQRLLAANRAPNAAMVQKFRLPTEVEWEYAALGMAKNREYNQYLGKKPEIEKLRGTKGKERGMFLENFKMGKGDYSGIAGWKNDGSAQTSDVRQYPSNDLGVYGMYGNVAEWTADVYRPIIDEDYNDFNYYRGNMPQAIVRNGDGTYKMIDEGTIKYDTLADGRLVYRGLPGQFERQTIADYRNYRDGDRQSSLEYRKEGDSASFDMYNAPRKSFVVDANGRVKMQKDTRDRTSSISNDVRVIKGGSWQDTAYWLDPGQRRYKNQNKSYGWIGFRVAQDARTNDKSRTRR; this is translated from the coding sequence ATGAAAAAACTAAAGTTGTTTTCATTAATAGCATTAAGTTCTACACTTGCATTAACCAGCTGTGGCGGATCAGGAACCAGCAAAGGTGGCGGTACCAAAAAATTTGTCAGTAAAACAGGTTGGAAACCAAACGAAAAACAGGGTTGGTTTTTTGCAGGAAAGCAACAGAAGCAGAAAGGTTGGCCGGGAATGGTATATGTAGAAGGTGGAACTTTTACAATGGGATTAGTGAAAGATGATGTTATGCACGATTGGAATAATACGCCTCGCAGAATGCAGGTAAGTTCATTCTTTATCGGAGAAACTGAGATTACAAACTATGAATACCGCGAATACCTTACATGGTTGAAGTACGTATTCCCACCAAGTGATCCCAGCTTTAAGGAAATCTACAACGGTGCTTTGCCGGATACCTTATTATGGGACAACAAATTAGCTAGAAACGATTATAACGAAACTTATCTGCGTTCTCCGGAATTCGATTACTATCCGGTAGTAGGAGTATCTTGGACTCAAGCAAACAGATATTGTGAATGGCTGACAGACAGAGCAAATGAAAAAGCTTTGATGAACGCTGGTATTATTGCTAAAGATTTGTACATCAACGAATCCAATAACCAGGGAGGAACAGCATTCAACATGGATAAATTCAAGGCCAATGATCCTGAAATGCAAGGATACATTAACGAACAAAGAATGCAGCAGAAAACAGGTCTTAAAACCACTAATCAGAGGCTTCTTGCTGCAAACAGAGCTCCTAATGCCGCAATGGTACAGAAATTCAGACTTCCTACTGAAGTTGAATGGGAATACGCAGCACTGGGTATGGCTAAAAACAGAGAATATAACCAATACTTAGGTAAGAAACCTGAAATTGAAAAATTAAGAGGTACCAAAGGAAAGGAGAGAGGAATGTTCCTTGAAAACTTTAAAATGGGTAAAGGTGACTATTCAGGGATTGCAGGATGGAAAAATGACGGATCTGCACAGACTTCAGATGTAAGACAATATCCATCCAACGACTTAGGTGTATATGGTATGTATGGAAACGTTGCCGAATGGACAGCGGATGTTTACAGACCTATTATCGATGAAGATTACAATGACTTCAACTACTACAGAGGGAATATGCCTCAGGCTATTGTAAGAAACGGCGACGGAACTTATAAGATGATTGATGAAGGAACGATCAAATATGATACTCTGGCTGACGGAAGATTAGTTTACAGAGGACTTCCGGGACAATTTGAAAGACAAACGATTGCTGATTACAGAAACTATAGAGACGGTGACAGACAATCTTCTTTAGAATATAGAAAAGAAGGTGATTCGGCTTCATTCGATATGTACAATGCTCCTCGTAAGAGCTTCGTTGTAGATGCCAATGGTAGAGTGAAGATGCAGAAAGATACCAGAGACAGAACTTCTTCCATCTCTAATGATGTGAGAGTTATAAAAGGAGGTTCTTGGCAGGATACTGCTTATTGGTTAGATCCAGGGCAGAGAAGATATAAAAATCAGAATAAATCTTACGGTTGGATTGGATTCCGTGTAGCACAGGATGCAAGAACAAACGACAAGAGCAGAACAAGAAGATAA
- the murF gene encoding UDP-N-acetylmuramoyl-tripeptide--D-alanyl-D-alanine ligase yields the protein MNIEQFYPLFLQAGKVTIDSRKIAQNDIFFAFSGENFNAATLAEKAINEGALAVIVELQEFENKDKNIFYVPSTLEFLQQLAIYHRNKLSIPFIGLTGSNGKTTTKELIHAVLSEKFSVQYTFGNLNNHIGVPLTILSVRPEHEIAVIEMGANHQKEIEFLCTISQPDFGYITNFGKAHLEGFGGFEGVIKGKSELYDYLKSHHQTIVVNENDPVQVEKTQGYSPVISFGKKESDYHFESFSEDYFVGLTYQGEKALSKLTGNYNFTNLCAAASLGLHFGISFEKIKHAVEHYIPTNMRSQVVKKENRTLVLDTYNANPSSMVASLNNFISFEGTKTIIIGDMLELGIESEIEHQNILKLAQDLNFDEIITVGKHFKAVNPSNLSFEDTSALIDYLKQRSVQSENILLKGSRGIALEKVIDFL from the coding sequence ATGAATATAGAACAGTTTTATCCTTTGTTTTTACAAGCAGGTAAAGTAACGATCGACAGTAGAAAAATAGCACAGAATGATATTTTCTTTGCCTTTTCCGGTGAAAACTTCAACGCCGCAACGTTAGCAGAAAAAGCGATTAATGAGGGGGCTTTGGCAGTCATTGTAGAGCTTCAGGAGTTTGAAAATAAAGATAAAAATATTTTCTATGTTCCTTCTACGCTTGAGTTTTTACAACAGCTGGCAATATACCATAGAAATAAGCTAAGCATTCCTTTTATAGGCCTTACCGGCAGTAATGGGAAAACGACAACCAAAGAACTGATCCATGCCGTGCTTTCAGAAAAGTTCAGTGTTCAGTATACGTTTGGTAATTTAAATAATCACATTGGAGTTCCATTGACTATTCTTTCTGTTCGTCCTGAACATGAGATTGCTGTTATAGAAATGGGAGCCAACCATCAGAAGGAAATAGAGTTTTTGTGTACGATTTCCCAGCCTGATTTCGGATATATTACCAACTTCGGGAAAGCTCATTTGGAAGGCTTTGGTGGTTTTGAAGGGGTGATCAAAGGTAAATCAGAATTGTATGATTATCTGAAAAGCCATCATCAGACGATCGTCGTGAATGAAAATGATCCTGTTCAGGTAGAAAAAACCCAAGGCTATTCACCGGTCATTAGTTTTGGAAAAAAAGAGTCGGATTACCACTTTGAATCATTTTCGGAAGATTATTTTGTAGGACTGACCTATCAGGGGGAAAAAGCTCTTTCAAAACTGACAGGAAACTATAATTTTACCAATCTTTGTGCAGCGGCGAGCCTTGGTCTTCATTTCGGAATCAGCTTTGAAAAAATAAAACATGCTGTCGAACATTACATTCCTACGAATATGCGTTCACAGGTTGTAAAAAAAGAAAACAGGACATTGGTGCTGGATACGTATAATGCCAATCCAAGCTCTATGGTCGCTTCATTGAATAATTTCATCAGCTTTGAAGGAACGAAAACGATCATTATCGGTGATATGCTGGAATTGGGTATCGAAAGTGAAATAGAACATCAAAATATTTTAAAACTGGCTCAGGATTTAAATTTTGATGAAATTATTACTGTAGGAAAGCATTTTAAAGCAGTTAACCCTTCAAATCTTTCTTTTGAAGATACTTCAGCATTGATAGACTATTTAAAACAAAGATCCGTTCAATCTGAAAATATCCTGTTGAAAGGTTCCAGGGGAATCGCTTTAGAAAAGGTGATTGATTTTCTCTAG